A region from the Musa acuminata AAA Group cultivar baxijiao unplaced genomic scaffold, Cavendish_Baxijiao_AAA HiC_scaffold_1129, whole genome shotgun sequence genome encodes:
- the LOC135586237 gene encoding protein FAR1-RELATED SEQUENCE 6-like isoform X1, translated as MDDPSSADISNDIVIEVPVDEHDISNDIVIEVPVDDGDDDGGTEVTGKLPEDGEPLKGIPSDCGKDSSENKEVITAEDNTDDNEKEVQIELDEDSKAVQGDDLTPRLGMTFKTREEVCNFYKAYAMAVGFGVAVQKTSFATSGQCRRVIIACSKVGKGKTDACYKARQSAKTDCQAKIVAKAAGDGLLHLVEVNNEHNHPVNPSTARFLNCYKKMAGSRKQESVGQSNGQGSSRPDEIECEDSTKIGRLKLAKGDDEAVYQFFANMQNKDPNFFYLVDLNDHGCLRSLFWADGRCRTAYQYFGDVVSVDTTLLTEKYDLPLVLFVGMNHHGQLVLLGCSLISNETVQTYTWLFKAFQTCMLGICPNSIVTDYSKAIQGAVLDVFSGARHRLCLSSIMKKVPGKLKGHPDFKAIKRALKKAAFDSLKVDEFEKCWMKMIVDHGLENNDWLASLYENRHMWVPAFLKNTFWAGMSISQRGETISTYLNGHVYPKTSLKQFFSKYDMILQSKYKKEAEADSESHKTPLLISKFYMEEQLSKLYTFNMFKKFQEELKATMYCDVLLIQMDGTLINFQVKECSFIEDGKATENKDHEVLYNTDKLEIQCICGSFEFCGILCRHALSIFKFQQIFEIPSHYILGRWKKDYKRLHAVDRSLNDMQVDNVVERYDYLTMRCLHLAELGFISDDRYQVALKLLKEVEKSLLDDGICRDRQPRLLSFGMNSNENVQNLLLAQLGTSEGNKNSNSLQVKRRGRPPKKAKEPNMEMLARPNKEQDFLRSSLVGNEGNILHSNPTPSHLNTQRIDLMEDITTDDLSFGSHFGMHVNHQHHIGNQPRTQTHNLLQDQYDHQTIGNPRMQWIYQQILQDDQIPKAPSGRRTG; from the exons ATGGACGATCCGAGCTCCGCT GACATATCGAATGACATTGTAATAGAAGTACCAGTAGATGAGCAT GACATATCGAATGACATTGTAATAGAAGTACCAGtagatgatggtgatgatgatggtggtaCTGAGGTGACTGGAAAGCTACCTGAAGATGGAGAACCATTGAAG GGCATACCGAGTGACTGTGGTAAAGACTCATCTGAGAACAAAGAAGTAATCACTGCTGAGGATAACACTGATGATAATGAGAAAGAGGTGCAAATTGAGCTTGATGAGGATAGTAAAGCAGTCCAAGGGGATGATTTAACACCTAGGCTGGGGATGACCTTTAAAACTAGAGAGGAAGTTTGCAACTTCTATAAAGCATATGCTATGGCTGTTGGCTTTGGAGTAGCTGTGCAGAAGACATCATTTGCAACATCTGGACAGTGTAGGCGGGTAATTATTGCTTGCTCTAAGGTGGGCAAGGGCAAAACCGATGCTTGCTATAAAGCCAGACAGTCGGCAAAAACAGATTGTCAGGCTAAGATTGTGGCAAAAGCTGCAGGGGATGGGTTACTTCATCTGGTGGAAGTTAATAACGAACACAACCATCCAGTTAACCCGTCAACAGCACGGTTCCTGAACTGTTATAAGAAGATGGCTGGCTCAAGGAAACAGGAATCTGTCGGACAATCTAATGGACAGGGGAGTTCTCGACCTGATGAGATTGAATGTGAGGACTCTACTAAAATAGGACGATTGAAGCTTGCTAAAGGAGATGACGAGGCTGTTTATCAATTCTTTGCAAATATGCAGAATAAAGATCCAAACTTCTTTTATTTGGTTGATTTGAATGATCATGGTTGCTTGAGAAGTTTGTTCTGGGCTGATGGTAGGTGTAGGACAGCATATCAGTATTTTGGCGACGTGGTGTCCGTCGATACAACCTTATTGACTGAAAAATATGATTTGCCTCTCGTTTTATTTGTGGGTATGAACCATCACGGCCAGTTAGTGTTGTTGGGATGTAGTTTGATCTCTAATGAAACAGTCCAGACTTATACTTGGTTATTTAAGGCATTCCAAACATGTATGTTAGGGATCTGTCCAAATTCTATTGTTACTGACTATTCCAAGGCCATTCAAGGTGCTGTTCTGGATGTATTCTCAGGAGCTAGACATCGGTTGTGTTTGTCCAGTATCATGAAAAAAGTTCCAGGGAAACTGAAAGGACATCCTGATTTCAAAGCAATTAAAAGGGCACTGAAGAAAGCAGCATTTGATTCCTTGAAGGTTGATGAGTTTGAAAAATGTTGGATGAAAATGATTGTGGATCATGGGCTTGAAAACAATGACTGGCTTGCTTCATTATATGAGAACAGGCATATGTGGGTGCCAGCTTTTCTTAAGAACACGTTCTGGGCTGGAATGTCCATTTCCCAACGTGGTGAGACTATAAGTACCTATCTTAATGGGCATGTCTATCCAAAGACTTCTCTGAAGCAATTTTTCAGCAAATATGATATGATATTGCAAAGCAAATACAAAAAGGAAGCAGAAGCAGATTCAGAGTCTCACAAGACTCCGCTTCTgatttcaaaattttacatggAAGAACAGCTATCAAAACTTTACACTTTTAATATGTTCAAAAAGTTCCAGGAGGAGCTGAAAGCTACTATGTATTGTGATGTTTTGCTAATCCAGATGGATGGGACACTTATTAACTTCCAAGTCAAAGAGTGTTCATTTATTGAAGATGGTAAAGCAACAGAAAATAAGGATCATGAGGTTCTTTACAATACAGACAAACTTGAGATTCAATGTATTTGTGGTTCTTTTGAGTTCTGTGGCATCCTATGTAGGCATGCTTTGTCCATATTTAAGTTTCAGCAGATCTTTGAGATTCCATCTCATTACATTCTTGGTCGCTGGAAAAAAGATTACAAGCGATTGCATGCTGTTGACCGTTCCTTGAATGATATGCAAGTTGATAATGTTGTGGAGCGCTACGATTATCTAACTATGCGATGCCTTCATCTTGCTGAGTTGGGATTCATATCAGATGATAGGTACCAAGTCGCTTTAAAGTTACTAAAAGAGGTGGAGAAATCTCTTTTAGATGATGGTATATGCAGAGATAGGCAACCCAGGCTTCTCTCTTTTGGAATGAATTCAAATGAAAATGTTCAAAATCTTTTGTTAGCACAGCTCGGAACATCTGAGGGTAACAAGAATTCCAATTCTTTGCAAGTCAAACGCAGAGGTCGGCCACCGAAAAAGGCAAAAGAGCCTAATATGGAAATGTTAGCTCGGCCGAATAAGGAACAG GATTTTCTGAGATCATCATTGGTCGGCAATGAAGGCAATATACTTCATTCTAATCCAACTCCTTCTCATCTTAATACACAGAGGATTGATCTAATG GAAGATATCACCACAGATGACTTGTCATTTGGTAGTCACTTTGGCATGCATGTAAATCACCAGCATCACATTGGCAATCAGCCAAGGACGCAAACACATAATTTGTTGCAG GATCAGTATGACCATCAAACAATTGGGAATCCAAGGATGCAGTGGATTTATCAACAAATCTTACAA GATGATCAAATACCGAAAGCACCTTCCGGTCGAAGGACTGGGTAG
- the LOC135586237 gene encoding protein FAR1-RELATED SEQUENCE 6-like isoform X3 — protein sequence MDDPSSADISNDIVIEVPVDEHDISNDIVIEVPVDDGDDDGGTEVTGKLPEDGEPLKGIPSDCGKDSSENKEVITAEDNTDDNEKEVQIELDEDSKAVQGDDLTPRLGMTFKTREEVCNFYKAYAMAVGFGVAVQKTSFATSGQCRRVIIACSKVGKGKTDACYKARQSAKTDCQAKIVAKAAGDGLLHLVEVNNEHNHPVNPSTARFLNCYKKMAGSRKQESVGQSNGQGSSRPDEIECEDSTKIGRLKLAKGDDEAVYQFFANMQNKDPNFFYLVDLNDHGCLRSLFWADGRCRTAYQYFGDVVSVDTTLLTEKYDLPLVLFVGMNHHGQLVLLGCSLISNETVQTYTWLFKAFQTCMLGICPNSIVTDYSKAIQGAVLDVFSGARHRLCLSSIMKKVPGKLKGHPDFKAIKRALKKAAFDSLKVDEFEKCWMKMIVDHGLENNDWLASLYENRHMWVPAFLKNTFWAGMSISQRGETISTYLNGHVYPKTSLKQFFSKYDMILQSKYKKEAEADSESHKTPLLISKFYMEEQLSKLYTFNMFKKFQEELKATMYCDVLLIQMDGTLINFQVKECSFIEDGKATENKDHEVLYNTDKLEIQCICGSFEFCGILCRHALSIFKFQQIFEIPSHYILGRWKKDYKRLHAVDRSLNDMQVDNVVERYDYLTMRCLHLAELGFISDDRYQVALKLLKEVEKSLLDDGICRDRQPRLLSFGMNSNENVQNLLLAQLGTSEGNKNSNSLQVKRRGRPPKKAKEPNMEMLARPNKEQDQYDHQTIGNPRMQWIYQQILQDDQIPKAPSGRRTG from the exons ATGGACGATCCGAGCTCCGCT GACATATCGAATGACATTGTAATAGAAGTACCAGTAGATGAGCAT GACATATCGAATGACATTGTAATAGAAGTACCAGtagatgatggtgatgatgatggtggtaCTGAGGTGACTGGAAAGCTACCTGAAGATGGAGAACCATTGAAG GGCATACCGAGTGACTGTGGTAAAGACTCATCTGAGAACAAAGAAGTAATCACTGCTGAGGATAACACTGATGATAATGAGAAAGAGGTGCAAATTGAGCTTGATGAGGATAGTAAAGCAGTCCAAGGGGATGATTTAACACCTAGGCTGGGGATGACCTTTAAAACTAGAGAGGAAGTTTGCAACTTCTATAAAGCATATGCTATGGCTGTTGGCTTTGGAGTAGCTGTGCAGAAGACATCATTTGCAACATCTGGACAGTGTAGGCGGGTAATTATTGCTTGCTCTAAGGTGGGCAAGGGCAAAACCGATGCTTGCTATAAAGCCAGACAGTCGGCAAAAACAGATTGTCAGGCTAAGATTGTGGCAAAAGCTGCAGGGGATGGGTTACTTCATCTGGTGGAAGTTAATAACGAACACAACCATCCAGTTAACCCGTCAACAGCACGGTTCCTGAACTGTTATAAGAAGATGGCTGGCTCAAGGAAACAGGAATCTGTCGGACAATCTAATGGACAGGGGAGTTCTCGACCTGATGAGATTGAATGTGAGGACTCTACTAAAATAGGACGATTGAAGCTTGCTAAAGGAGATGACGAGGCTGTTTATCAATTCTTTGCAAATATGCAGAATAAAGATCCAAACTTCTTTTATTTGGTTGATTTGAATGATCATGGTTGCTTGAGAAGTTTGTTCTGGGCTGATGGTAGGTGTAGGACAGCATATCAGTATTTTGGCGACGTGGTGTCCGTCGATACAACCTTATTGACTGAAAAATATGATTTGCCTCTCGTTTTATTTGTGGGTATGAACCATCACGGCCAGTTAGTGTTGTTGGGATGTAGTTTGATCTCTAATGAAACAGTCCAGACTTATACTTGGTTATTTAAGGCATTCCAAACATGTATGTTAGGGATCTGTCCAAATTCTATTGTTACTGACTATTCCAAGGCCATTCAAGGTGCTGTTCTGGATGTATTCTCAGGAGCTAGACATCGGTTGTGTTTGTCCAGTATCATGAAAAAAGTTCCAGGGAAACTGAAAGGACATCCTGATTTCAAAGCAATTAAAAGGGCACTGAAGAAAGCAGCATTTGATTCCTTGAAGGTTGATGAGTTTGAAAAATGTTGGATGAAAATGATTGTGGATCATGGGCTTGAAAACAATGACTGGCTTGCTTCATTATATGAGAACAGGCATATGTGGGTGCCAGCTTTTCTTAAGAACACGTTCTGGGCTGGAATGTCCATTTCCCAACGTGGTGAGACTATAAGTACCTATCTTAATGGGCATGTCTATCCAAAGACTTCTCTGAAGCAATTTTTCAGCAAATATGATATGATATTGCAAAGCAAATACAAAAAGGAAGCAGAAGCAGATTCAGAGTCTCACAAGACTCCGCTTCTgatttcaaaattttacatggAAGAACAGCTATCAAAACTTTACACTTTTAATATGTTCAAAAAGTTCCAGGAGGAGCTGAAAGCTACTATGTATTGTGATGTTTTGCTAATCCAGATGGATGGGACACTTATTAACTTCCAAGTCAAAGAGTGTTCATTTATTGAAGATGGTAAAGCAACAGAAAATAAGGATCATGAGGTTCTTTACAATACAGACAAACTTGAGATTCAATGTATTTGTGGTTCTTTTGAGTTCTGTGGCATCCTATGTAGGCATGCTTTGTCCATATTTAAGTTTCAGCAGATCTTTGAGATTCCATCTCATTACATTCTTGGTCGCTGGAAAAAAGATTACAAGCGATTGCATGCTGTTGACCGTTCCTTGAATGATATGCAAGTTGATAATGTTGTGGAGCGCTACGATTATCTAACTATGCGATGCCTTCATCTTGCTGAGTTGGGATTCATATCAGATGATAGGTACCAAGTCGCTTTAAAGTTACTAAAAGAGGTGGAGAAATCTCTTTTAGATGATGGTATATGCAGAGATAGGCAACCCAGGCTTCTCTCTTTTGGAATGAATTCAAATGAAAATGTTCAAAATCTTTTGTTAGCACAGCTCGGAACATCTGAGGGTAACAAGAATTCCAATTCTTTGCAAGTCAAACGCAGAGGTCGGCCACCGAAAAAGGCAAAAGAGCCTAATATGGAAATGTTAGCTCGGCCGAATAAGGAACAG GATCAGTATGACCATCAAACAATTGGGAATCCAAGGATGCAGTGGATTTATCAACAAATCTTACAA GATGATCAAATACCGAAAGCACCTTCCGGTCGAAGGACTGGGTAG
- the LOC135586237 gene encoding protein FAR1-RELATED SEQUENCE 6-like isoform X2, whose translation MDDPSSADISNDIVIEVPVDDGDDDGGTEVTGKLPEDGEPLKGIPSDCGKDSSENKEVITAEDNTDDNEKEVQIELDEDSKAVQGDDLTPRLGMTFKTREEVCNFYKAYAMAVGFGVAVQKTSFATSGQCRRVIIACSKVGKGKTDACYKARQSAKTDCQAKIVAKAAGDGLLHLVEVNNEHNHPVNPSTARFLNCYKKMAGSRKQESVGQSNGQGSSRPDEIECEDSTKIGRLKLAKGDDEAVYQFFANMQNKDPNFFYLVDLNDHGCLRSLFWADGRCRTAYQYFGDVVSVDTTLLTEKYDLPLVLFVGMNHHGQLVLLGCSLISNETVQTYTWLFKAFQTCMLGICPNSIVTDYSKAIQGAVLDVFSGARHRLCLSSIMKKVPGKLKGHPDFKAIKRALKKAAFDSLKVDEFEKCWMKMIVDHGLENNDWLASLYENRHMWVPAFLKNTFWAGMSISQRGETISTYLNGHVYPKTSLKQFFSKYDMILQSKYKKEAEADSESHKTPLLISKFYMEEQLSKLYTFNMFKKFQEELKATMYCDVLLIQMDGTLINFQVKECSFIEDGKATENKDHEVLYNTDKLEIQCICGSFEFCGILCRHALSIFKFQQIFEIPSHYILGRWKKDYKRLHAVDRSLNDMQVDNVVERYDYLTMRCLHLAELGFISDDRYQVALKLLKEVEKSLLDDGICRDRQPRLLSFGMNSNENVQNLLLAQLGTSEGNKNSNSLQVKRRGRPPKKAKEPNMEMLARPNKEQDFLRSSLVGNEGNILHSNPTPSHLNTQRIDLMEDITTDDLSFGSHFGMHVNHQHHIGNQPRTQTHNLLQDQYDHQTIGNPRMQWIYQQILQDDQIPKAPSGRRTG comes from the exons ATGGACGATCCGAGCTCCGCT GACATATCGAATGACATTGTAATAGAAGTACCAGtagatgatggtgatgatgatggtggtaCTGAGGTGACTGGAAAGCTACCTGAAGATGGAGAACCATTGAAG GGCATACCGAGTGACTGTGGTAAAGACTCATCTGAGAACAAAGAAGTAATCACTGCTGAGGATAACACTGATGATAATGAGAAAGAGGTGCAAATTGAGCTTGATGAGGATAGTAAAGCAGTCCAAGGGGATGATTTAACACCTAGGCTGGGGATGACCTTTAAAACTAGAGAGGAAGTTTGCAACTTCTATAAAGCATATGCTATGGCTGTTGGCTTTGGAGTAGCTGTGCAGAAGACATCATTTGCAACATCTGGACAGTGTAGGCGGGTAATTATTGCTTGCTCTAAGGTGGGCAAGGGCAAAACCGATGCTTGCTATAAAGCCAGACAGTCGGCAAAAACAGATTGTCAGGCTAAGATTGTGGCAAAAGCTGCAGGGGATGGGTTACTTCATCTGGTGGAAGTTAATAACGAACACAACCATCCAGTTAACCCGTCAACAGCACGGTTCCTGAACTGTTATAAGAAGATGGCTGGCTCAAGGAAACAGGAATCTGTCGGACAATCTAATGGACAGGGGAGTTCTCGACCTGATGAGATTGAATGTGAGGACTCTACTAAAATAGGACGATTGAAGCTTGCTAAAGGAGATGACGAGGCTGTTTATCAATTCTTTGCAAATATGCAGAATAAAGATCCAAACTTCTTTTATTTGGTTGATTTGAATGATCATGGTTGCTTGAGAAGTTTGTTCTGGGCTGATGGTAGGTGTAGGACAGCATATCAGTATTTTGGCGACGTGGTGTCCGTCGATACAACCTTATTGACTGAAAAATATGATTTGCCTCTCGTTTTATTTGTGGGTATGAACCATCACGGCCAGTTAGTGTTGTTGGGATGTAGTTTGATCTCTAATGAAACAGTCCAGACTTATACTTGGTTATTTAAGGCATTCCAAACATGTATGTTAGGGATCTGTCCAAATTCTATTGTTACTGACTATTCCAAGGCCATTCAAGGTGCTGTTCTGGATGTATTCTCAGGAGCTAGACATCGGTTGTGTTTGTCCAGTATCATGAAAAAAGTTCCAGGGAAACTGAAAGGACATCCTGATTTCAAAGCAATTAAAAGGGCACTGAAGAAAGCAGCATTTGATTCCTTGAAGGTTGATGAGTTTGAAAAATGTTGGATGAAAATGATTGTGGATCATGGGCTTGAAAACAATGACTGGCTTGCTTCATTATATGAGAACAGGCATATGTGGGTGCCAGCTTTTCTTAAGAACACGTTCTGGGCTGGAATGTCCATTTCCCAACGTGGTGAGACTATAAGTACCTATCTTAATGGGCATGTCTATCCAAAGACTTCTCTGAAGCAATTTTTCAGCAAATATGATATGATATTGCAAAGCAAATACAAAAAGGAAGCAGAAGCAGATTCAGAGTCTCACAAGACTCCGCTTCTgatttcaaaattttacatggAAGAACAGCTATCAAAACTTTACACTTTTAATATGTTCAAAAAGTTCCAGGAGGAGCTGAAAGCTACTATGTATTGTGATGTTTTGCTAATCCAGATGGATGGGACACTTATTAACTTCCAAGTCAAAGAGTGTTCATTTATTGAAGATGGTAAAGCAACAGAAAATAAGGATCATGAGGTTCTTTACAATACAGACAAACTTGAGATTCAATGTATTTGTGGTTCTTTTGAGTTCTGTGGCATCCTATGTAGGCATGCTTTGTCCATATTTAAGTTTCAGCAGATCTTTGAGATTCCATCTCATTACATTCTTGGTCGCTGGAAAAAAGATTACAAGCGATTGCATGCTGTTGACCGTTCCTTGAATGATATGCAAGTTGATAATGTTGTGGAGCGCTACGATTATCTAACTATGCGATGCCTTCATCTTGCTGAGTTGGGATTCATATCAGATGATAGGTACCAAGTCGCTTTAAAGTTACTAAAAGAGGTGGAGAAATCTCTTTTAGATGATGGTATATGCAGAGATAGGCAACCCAGGCTTCTCTCTTTTGGAATGAATTCAAATGAAAATGTTCAAAATCTTTTGTTAGCACAGCTCGGAACATCTGAGGGTAACAAGAATTCCAATTCTTTGCAAGTCAAACGCAGAGGTCGGCCACCGAAAAAGGCAAAAGAGCCTAATATGGAAATGTTAGCTCGGCCGAATAAGGAACAG GATTTTCTGAGATCATCATTGGTCGGCAATGAAGGCAATATACTTCATTCTAATCCAACTCCTTCTCATCTTAATACACAGAGGATTGATCTAATG GAAGATATCACCACAGATGACTTGTCATTTGGTAGTCACTTTGGCATGCATGTAAATCACCAGCATCACATTGGCAATCAGCCAAGGACGCAAACACATAATTTGTTGCAG GATCAGTATGACCATCAAACAATTGGGAATCCAAGGATGCAGTGGATTTATCAACAAATCTTACAA GATGATCAAATACCGAAAGCACCTTCCGGTCGAAGGACTGGGTAG
- the LOC135668515 gene encoding uncharacterized protein LOC135668515, whose amino-acid sequence MGMMSIASSAPEAASPAHCRAHKAFLLSNYILLGAASSCIFLTLSLRLFPSLNGFLLILLHGLTIAAAVAGCTAASSSGSSGRWYGAHMVATVLAAILQGAVAVLVFTRTADFLAEGLRSYVREEDGVVILRMVGALCVVIFCMEWMVMALAFVLRYYAYVDGNAMGRSAKVQQGERASNWQPFQV is encoded by the coding sequence ATGGGGATGATGTCCATCGCTTCTTCGGCCCCGGAGGCCGCCTCGCCGGCACACTGCCGCGCGCACAAGGCCTTCCTCCTCAGCAACTACATCCTCCTGGGGGCCGCCTCCAGCTGCATCTTCCTCACCCTCTCCCTCCGCCTCTTCCCCTCCCTCAACggcttcctcctcatcctcctccacgGGCTCACCATCGCCGCCGCGGTAGCCGGCTGCACCGCAGCATCCTCCTCCGGCAGCTCCGGCCGCTGGTACGGCGCGCACATGGTGGCCACCGTGCTGGCCGCCATCCTCCAGGGGGCCGTGGCCGTGCTGGTGTTCACGAGGACGGCGGACTTCCTGGCGGAGGGACTCAGGTCCTACGTCAGGGAGGAAGACGGGGTGGTGATACTGAGGATGGTTGGGGCGCTGTGCGTCGTCATCTTCTGCATGGAGTGGATGGTGATGGCTTTGGCCTTCGTGTTGAGGTACTACGCCTATGTGGACGGGAATGCCATGGGGAGAAGCGCCAAGGTGCAGCAGGGGGAGCGTGCAAGTAACTGGCAGCCATTCCAGGTCTGA
- the LOC135668518 gene encoding protein SHORT-ROOT-like has translation MQNTDPCHHHPSISCLLEPKDPREEEKWAAELIQECAKAIAEKDSSKIHHLLWMLNELATPYGDCDQKLASYFLQALLCRATEAGELCYTTLISAAEKQQSFVTARKVMLKFQEVSPWTTFGHVASNGAIMEAMEGESKLHIVDISNTYCTQWPTLMEALASRGSDTPHLRLTVVAMVSMGGSVMDEIGRRMVKFARLMGVPFEFRVVSIASTLGQLTEEELGLRKDEAVVVNCVGALRRVRVEERDAFMRMLCALRPRVVTVVEEEADFTTSKGDLVACFEQCVKFYSIFLGMLEESFSPTSNERFLLEKECSRSILGVLACNGGGVSERREKASQWCERLTEAFAPTAFNDDVIGDLEALLERYREGWSLVPAKGNAAGLYLTWKAEPVVWASAWKPIKP, from the coding sequence ATGCAGAATACAGATCCTTGTCACCATCATCCGTCCATCAGCTGCTTGTTGGAGCCTAAAGATccaagagaggaagagaaatggGCGGCAGAGCTCATCCAAGAGTGTGCAAAGGCCATCGCCGAGAAGGATTCCAGTAAGATCCATCACCTTCTTTGGATGTTGAACGAGCTTGCGACCCCCTATGGCGACTGTGACCAGAAGCTGGCGTCTTATTTCTTGCAAGCTCTCCTTTGTCGAGCAACCGAGGCAGGAGAGCTCTGCTACACCACCCTGATATCGGCGGCGGAGAAGCAGCAGTCCTTCGTGACGGCGAGGAAGGTGATGCTCAAGTTTCAGGAGGTGAGCCCCTGGACAACCTTCGGCCATGTCGCGTCCAATGGGGCCATCATGGAAGCCATGGAAGGCGAAAGCAAGCTCCATATCGTCGACATCAGTAACACCTACTGCACGCAGTGGCCGACTCTAATGGAGGCCTTGGCGAGTCGTGGCAGCGACACGCCGCACCTGCGGCTCACTGTGGTGGCGATGGTCAGCATGGGCGGATCGGTCATGGACGAGATAGGACGGAGGATGGTGAAGTTCGCGAGATTGATGGGAGTGCCGTTCGAGTTCCGTGTGGTGAGCATCGCGTCGACGCTGGGCCAGCTGACCGAGGAGGAGCTGGGGCTGCGGAAGGACGAGGCCGTCGTGGTGAACTGCGTCGGGGCCCTGAGAAGGGTTCGCGTCGAGGAGAGGGACGCGTTCATGCGCATGCTCTGCGCGCTGCGGCCTCGGGTGGTgacggtggtggaggaggaggccgaCTTCACCACCTCGAAAGGCGACTTGGTGGCCTGCTTCGAGCAGTGCGTGAAATTCTACAGCATCTTCCTGGGAATGCTGGAGGAGAGCTTCTCGCCCACCAGCAACGAGAGGTTCCTGCTGGAGAAGGAGTGCTCGAGGAGCATACTGGGTGTTCTTGCCTGCAACGGCGGTGGCGTCAGCGAGAGGAGGGAAAAGGCAAGCCAATGGTGCGAGAGACTGACGGAGGCCTTCGCGCCGACCGCTTTCAACGACGACGTGATCGGCGACCTGGAGGCGCTGCTAGAGAGGTACAGAGAAGGGTGGTCACTGGTGCCAGCAAAAGGCAACGCCGCAGGACTCTACCTGACATGGAAAGCGGAACCAGTGGTGTGGGCATCTGCTTGGAAGCCAATCAAACCTTAA
- the LOC135668516 gene encoding probable fructokinase-1, with translation MAKDLIASFGEMLIDFVPTVSGVSLAEAPGFIKAPGGAPANVAIAVARLGGRAAFVGKLGDDEFGRMLAGILRDNGVDDGGVLFDTGARTALAFVTLRADGEREFMFYRNPSADMLLTEAELNLDVIKGAAVFHYGSISLITEPCRSAHLKAMEVARQAGALLSYDPNLRLPLWPSPESAREQIMSIWDQADIIKVSDVELEFLTGQESVEDDVVLTLWRPEFKLLLVTLGEKGCKYYTKDFRGSLDGFAVNTVDTTGAGDAFVGAMLRKIVDDQTVLQEEEKLREVLRFANACGAITTTKKGAIPALPNEAAAVELLKRD, from the exons ATGGCGAAGGACCTCATCGCGAGCTTCGGGGAGATGCTGATCGACTTCGTGCCGACCGTATCGGGCGTGTCGCTGGCGGAGGCGCCGGGCTTTATTAAGGCGCCCGGCGGCGCCCCGGCCAACGTGGCCATCGCTGTGGCTAGGCTCGGCGGGCGAGCCGCCTTCGTTGGGAAGCTCGGCGATGATGAGTTCGGGCGCATGCTGGCGGGCATCCTGCGGGACAACGGCGTCGACGACGGTGGCGTCCTGTTCGACACCGGGGCGCGCACCGCACTCGCCTTTGTCACCCTCAGGGCCGACGGCGAGCGCGAATTCATGTTCTACCGCAACCCCAGCGCCGACATGCTACTCACCGAGGCCGAGCTCAACCTCGACGTGATCAAAGGC GCTGCTGTCTTCCACTACGGATCCATAAGCCTGATAACAGAGCCATGCCGTTCGGCGCACCTGAAAGCCATGGAGGTGGCCAGACAAGCAGGAGCGCTGCTCTCCTACGACCCGAACCTGCGCTTGCCGCTGTGGCCCTCGCCGGAGTCGGCGCGGGAGCAGATCATGAGCATCTGGGACCAAGCCGACATCATCAAGGTCAGCGACGTCGAGCTCGAGTTCCTAACCGGGCAGGAGTCGGTGGAAGACGACGTCGTGTTGACCCTCTGGAGACCGGAGTTCAAGCTGCTGCTGGTGACGCTCGGGGAGAAGGGATGCAAATACTACACAAAG GACTTCAGAGGTAGCCTCGATGGGTTTGCCGTCAACACGGTGGACACGACCGGAGCAGGAGACGCGTTCGTGGGCGCCATGCTCAGGAAGATCGTGGACGACCAAACCGTATTGCAG GAAGAGGAAAAGCTGAGAGAGGTGCTGAGGTTTGCCAATGCCTGTGGAGCCATCACCACCACCAAGAAAGGAGCGATTCCTGCTTTGCCAAATGAGGCTGCGGCAGTGGAGCTTCTGAAGAGGGATTAG